A genomic window from Solanum dulcamara chromosome 11, daSolDulc1.2, whole genome shotgun sequence includes:
- the LOC129873373 gene encoding uncharacterized protein LOC129873373: MADVVQYKLERMLPELDDLEKRGLFSRQEIAEIVKQRRKFEYRLKRPSPLKQDFLAYIDYEKSLDSLRLLRKKTHMKKTGERKLKKSVSDYAGVSRIIETYRLATTRFKGDIELWFQYLEFCRERRNGRMKKALAQAIRFHPKVPGIWIYAAAWEFDNNLNAASARALMHSGLRACPTSEDLWVEYLRMELTYLNKLKARKVVLGEDEGTLARSGKNAKEEHWRDENKELFIVLDDKREEDKLSNLHDEDSKEKLDLFREQGLSVLQTVYSGSIKALPSSFSLRTKFLEILEATDLGHSEDMRNEILGDMKQDFSNEPKYWDWLARQEVIDLNDLETTEAMTADQLSRAIQVYEEGLKIVPSASMFDCYAKFLMDVIYFKNQGSQSSEHFSAASHAMDPISHLLVVYEKAETMGCITEDLACQHVSFLLQLGKVDEAKTLMEKLCSGKFSEAVQLWALWFSIEMRFIQKKCMPNKAALSSIFEPLRNVLLKFPISEAETIWLMALKYFSTHKKFFDLLVETSMTLLAKDGGSDDGFSLSTTIINSVLQRDGLGSARELYKRFFALPHPGLSLYRNCIELELNLASSGDKISLGNVRKLFETALTAYDQDVRLWQDYYNMEVKMGTSETAAAVHWRARKTVKKSISLLPSTDM; this comes from the exons ATGGCGGATGTTGTACAGTACAAGCTGGAGCGTATGCTCCCTGAGTTGGACGACCTTGAAAAACGCGGTCTATTTAGCCGCCAGGAAATAGCGGAAATAGTGAAACAGCGCCGGAAATTTGAGTACAGGCTGAAGAGACCTAGTCCATTGAAGCAGGATTTTTTAGCTTACATTGACTATGAGAAAAGTCTCGATTCTCTACGACTTCTCCGTAAGAAAACTCACATGAAAAAAACCGGCgaaagaaagttgaaaaaatcAGTTTCAGATTATGCTGGAGTTTCCAGGATTATTGAGACGTATCGGCTCGCCACGACTAGGTTTAAGGGAGATATAGAGCTTTGGTTTCAGTATTTGGAGTTCTGTAGGGAGCGAAGGAATGGTCGAATGAAGAAG GCCCTTGCGCAGGCAATCAGGTTTCATCCTAAGGTGCCTGGAATATGGATATATGCTGCAGCTTGGGAGTTCGATAACAACTTAAATGCTGCTTCTGCTCGTGCCCTAATGCATAGCGGCTTGAGAGCATGTCCAACTTCTGAGGATCTGTGGGTAGAATATCTCAGAATGGAGCTTACATACCTAAATAAATTAAAGGCCCGCAAAGTTGTGCTAGGAGAGGATGAGGGAACACTGGCTCGTTCTGGCAAAAATGCTAAAGAGGAACATTGGAGAGATGAGAACAAGGAATTATTTATTGTCCTTGATGATAAAAGAGAGGAAGACAAATTATCCAACCTTCACGATGAAGACTCGAAGGAGAAATTAGATTTATTTAGGGAACAAGGTTTAAGTGTTCTCCAGACAGTTTACAGTGGTTCTATTAAAGCCCTCCCTTCCAGTTTCAGTTTAAGAACAAAGTTTCTTGAGATACTAGAAGCAACAGATTTAGGTCATTCAGAAGATATGCGAAATGAAATACTTGGTGATATGAAACAAGACTTTTCAAATGAACCAAAATATTGGGATTGGCTTGCAAGACAGGAAGTGATTGATCTTAATGATCTAGAGACTACTGAAGCAATGACAGCTGATCAGTTAAGCAGAGCAATTCAG GTTTATGAGGAGGGTTTAAAAATTGTGCCTTCAGCCTCAATGTTTGATTGTTATGCGAAGTTCTTGATGGACGTCATCTATTTTAAAAATCAGGGAAGTCAATCTTCTGAGCACTTCAGTGCAGCTAGTCATGCTATGGATCCTATTTCACATCTCTTGGTAGTATATGAAAAGGCTGAAACCATGGGGTGCATCACAGAAGATCTTGCTTGTCAGCATGTTTCTTTTCTACTGCAACTTGGGAAAGTAGATGAAGCTAAGactttgatggagaaattgtgTTCTGGAAAATTTTCAGAAGCAGTGCAGCTATGGGCTTTATGGTTCTCAATAGAAATGAGATTTATCCAGAAGAAATGTATGCCAAATAAGGCAGCTCTGTCTTCTATCTTTGAGCCCTTGAGAAATGTTTTGTTGAAATTTCCCATATCAGAAGCAGAAACTATATGGCTTATG GCGCTCAAATATTTCTCCACTCATAAGAAGTTCTTTGACTTGTTGGTGGAGACTTCTATGACTTTACTGGCCAAAGATGGTGGAAGTGATGATGGTTTTTCCCTCTCTACTACCATCATCAATTCTGTTCTGCAAAGGGATGGACTTGGGAGTGCTAGAGAGTTGTATAAGAG ATTTTTTGCTTTACCGCACCCAGGACTTTCTTTGTATAGGAATTGCATTGAGCTGGAATTGAACCTTGCGTCTAGTGGAGATAAGATTAGTCTGGGAAATGTCCGAAAACTGTTTGAAACTGCACTTACAGCTTATGATCAAGATGTCAGATTGTGGCAAGACTATTATAATATGGAAGTCAAG ATGGGAACATCAGAAACTGCAGCAGCCGTTCACTGGCGAGCACGGAAAACCGTCAAGAAGAGTATTTCCCTTCTACCCTCAACGGATATGTGA